The Bryobacteraceae bacterium genome includes a window with the following:
- a CDS encoding 2-oxoglutarate ferredoxin oxidoreductase subunit gamma: MLTEIRIAGFGGQGVILATHILGRAAAVHENRYATMTQSYGPEARGGAASAALIVSDEPVLFPYVAHPDILVVMSQEAYTRFTPEVKPGGYLLVEEDLVRLDHTAQGLRIYGIPATRFAEELGKKMVLNVIMTGFLCAITGAVSAEAARKSVEESVPARFRELNLQAFDKGFEYGRLLLERGPQKLDNSVEIPLETEV; this comes from the coding sequence ATGCTGACTGAGATCCGCATTGCGGGCTTCGGAGGCCAGGGGGTGATCCTGGCGACGCACATTCTGGGCCGCGCCGCGGCGGTGCACGAGAACCGCTACGCGACCATGACGCAGAGCTACGGACCGGAGGCGCGCGGGGGCGCGGCGAGCGCGGCGCTGATCGTCAGCGACGAGCCGGTGCTGTTCCCCTATGTGGCGCACCCCGACATTCTGGTGGTGATGTCGCAGGAGGCGTATACGCGCTTCACGCCGGAGGTCAAGCCGGGCGGATACCTGCTGGTGGAAGAAGATCTCGTGCGGCTGGATCACACGGCGCAGGGGCTCAGGATCTACGGCATCCCGGCGACGCGGTTCGCCGAGGAGCTGGGCAAGAAGATGGTGCTGAACGTGATCATGACGGGCTTCCTGTGCGCGATCACGGGGGCGGTGAGCGCCGAGGCGGCGCGGAAATCGGTGGAGGAGAGCGTGCCGGCGCGGTTCCGGGAGCTGAACCTGCAGGCGTTCGACAAGGGCTTCGAGTACGGCAGGCTGCTGCTGGAGCGGGGGCCGCAGAAGCTGGACAATTCGGTGGAAATCCCTCTGGAGACGGAGGTCTGA
- the cheB1 gene encoding chemotaxis response regulator protein-glutamate methylesterase 1 yields MTIQRKIRVLVVDDSAIVRKVLADVLNQQPDIEVAGTAPDAFVARDKIIALRPDVITLDVEMPRMDGLTFLEKLMKHYPLPVIVVSSLTQNSTRAALEALNRGAVDVLAKPGGPYSVADLKDDLPQRVRAAAAAKLRTAAAPPPPPPRPVPAAAHPAPAPRNGHAATHLIAIGASTGGTVAIERVLAALPPSMPPIVIAQHIPPGFSTTFAQRLNKVCALEVREAEGGETLSNGLALVAPGNRHLEIERIPGGGWRARLHDGPKVCYQRPSVDVLFRSVAREARAHATGVLLTGMGADGAEGLLEMRRAGAATIAQNEETCVVFGMPREAIRLGAAAEVLPLDDIAGALARRAAAPVPA; encoded by the coding sequence ATGACCATCCAGCGCAAAATCCGCGTCCTCGTCGTCGACGACTCCGCCATCGTCCGCAAAGTGCTCGCCGACGTCCTCAACCAGCAGCCCGACATCGAGGTCGCCGGCACCGCCCCGGACGCCTTCGTCGCCCGCGACAAGATCATCGCCCTCCGGCCCGACGTCATCACCCTCGACGTCGAAATGCCGCGCATGGACGGGCTCACCTTCCTCGAGAAGCTGATGAAGCACTACCCCCTGCCCGTCATCGTCGTCAGCTCCCTCACCCAGAACTCCACCCGCGCCGCCCTCGAAGCCCTCAACCGCGGCGCCGTCGACGTGCTGGCCAAGCCCGGCGGCCCCTACTCCGTCGCCGACCTCAAGGACGATCTGCCCCAGCGCGTCCGCGCCGCCGCCGCCGCCAAACTGCGCACCGCCGCCGCTCCGCCCCCGCCCCCGCCCCGCCCCGTCCCGGCTGCGGCCCACCCCGCCCCGGCGCCCCGCAACGGCCACGCCGCCACCCACCTCATCGCCATCGGCGCTTCCACCGGCGGCACCGTCGCCATCGAGCGCGTCCTCGCCGCACTGCCCCCGTCCATGCCCCCCATCGTCATCGCCCAGCACATTCCGCCCGGCTTCTCCACCACCTTCGCCCAGCGCCTCAACAAAGTCTGCGCCCTCGAAGTCCGGGAAGCCGAGGGCGGCGAAACCCTCTCCAACGGCCTGGCCCTCGTCGCCCCGGGCAACCGCCACCTCGAAATCGAACGCATCCCCGGCGGCGGCTGGCGCGCACGGCTCCACGACGGCCCCAAGGTCTGCTACCAGCGCCCCTCGGTCGACGTCCTGTTCCGCAGCGTCGCCCGCGAAGCCCGCGCCCACGCCACCGGCGTCCTGCTGACCGGCATGGGCGCCGACGGCGCCGAGGGACTGCTCGAAATGCGCCGCGCCGGCGCCGCCACCATCGCCCAGAACGAGGAAACCTGCGTCGTCTTCGGCATGCCCCGCGAAGCCATCCGCCTCGGCGCCGCCGCCGAGGTTCTTCCCCTCGACGACATCGCCGGCGCGCTGGCCCGGCGCGCCGCCGCCCCTGTGCCCGCCTGA
- a CDS encoding response regulator, which yields MPSRLMIVDDSPVMRAFVKRTVALSGFETSEILEASNGREALDRLRASTAAPPVDLILTDINMPVMDGEQFISELKADPSLHAIPVVVVSTDSTENRVGALLRLGASDYVRKPFPPERLSEVLSGLLGPRSPAAEEF from the coding sequence ATGCCGAGTCGCCTGATGATCGTCGATGATTCGCCCGTCATGCGGGCCTTTGTCAAACGCACCGTCGCCCTGTCGGGCTTCGAAACGTCGGAAATCCTCGAGGCCTCCAACGGCCGCGAGGCCCTCGACCGGCTCCGCGCCAGCACGGCCGCGCCGCCCGTCGACCTCATCCTCACCGACATCAACATGCCCGTCATGGACGGCGAACAGTTCATCAGCGAGCTGAAGGCCGACCCCTCGCTCCACGCAATCCCCGTCGTCGTCGTGTCGACCGATTCCACCGAAAACCGCGTCGGCGCCCTGCTCCGGCTCGGCGCCAGCGACTACGTCCGCAAGCCGTTCCCCCCGGAGCGGCTCAGCGAAGTGCTGTCCGGCCTGCTCGGCCCGCGCAGCCCGGCAGCCGAGGAGTTCTGA
- the cheD gene encoding chemoreceptor glutamine deamidase CheD, with protein MKTLVVGVGDCKVSSEPVEIVTFALGSCIAVVIWDPVAKVGGLLHFMLPDSSVDRETQGRANPCRYADTGTPLLFRQAYEKGAEKRRLQVRLAGGANVVDSGGVFNIGRRNHAAVRKILWKAGVLVHGEDVGGSVSRTVRLDVATGRCTVSEPNGLIRELRAGAPAAAPAGGAECRVA; from the coding sequence TTGAAAACCCTGGTCGTCGGAGTCGGAGACTGCAAAGTGTCCAGCGAGCCGGTCGAAATCGTCACCTTCGCCCTCGGCTCCTGCATCGCCGTCGTCATCTGGGATCCGGTCGCCAAAGTTGGCGGACTGCTCCACTTCATGCTGCCCGACAGCTCGGTCGACCGCGAAACCCAGGGCCGCGCCAACCCCTGCCGCTACGCCGACACCGGCACGCCCCTGCTGTTCCGCCAGGCCTACGAGAAGGGCGCCGAGAAACGCCGCCTCCAGGTCCGCCTCGCCGGCGGGGCCAACGTCGTCGACTCCGGCGGCGTGTTCAACATCGGCCGGCGCAACCACGCCGCCGTCCGCAAGATCCTGTGGAAGGCCGGCGTGCTCGTCCATGGCGAAGATGTGGGCGGGTCGGTGTCGCGCACCGTCCGCCTCGACGTGGCCACCGGCCGCTGCACCGTCAGCGAGCCGAACGGCCTCATCCGCGAACTGCGCGCCGGGGCGCCCGCCGCCGCCCCGGCAGGAGGTGCCGAATGCCGAGTCGCCTGA
- the cheR-1 gene encoding chemotaxis protein methyltransferase encodes MPMQGLTESEFREIRELAYRIFGLDLRPGKEALVNARLARRVEELGLGSLSEYVEAVKADRTGEELERLINALTTNHTSFLREPQHFALLREAILPALAGCSPIRIWSAGCSTGEEPYTILFTAAEALGPARIGQLQLLATDISTRVLEKAQSGIYPRERLEGLPPGWAQRYFQRGEGRWEGSVRVKPEWRARVEFRRLNLMEDFSRLPPFHVIFCRNVMIYFDKPTQERLVRRFEDRLEPGGWFLIGHSEGLMGVRHGLDYVRPAVYRKPAGAASGGRRGA; translated from the coding sequence ATGCCGATGCAGGGACTCACCGAAAGCGAATTCCGCGAGATCCGCGAGCTCGCCTACCGCATCTTCGGCCTCGACCTGCGCCCCGGCAAGGAGGCGCTCGTCAACGCCCGCCTGGCCCGCCGCGTCGAAGAGCTCGGCCTCGGCAGCCTCTCGGAGTACGTCGAGGCCGTCAAGGCCGACCGCACCGGCGAAGAGCTCGAGCGGCTCATCAACGCCCTCACCACCAACCACACGAGCTTCCTGCGCGAGCCGCAGCACTTCGCCCTGCTGCGCGAGGCCATCCTGCCCGCCCTCGCCGGTTGCAGCCCCATCCGCATCTGGAGCGCCGGCTGCTCCACCGGCGAGGAGCCCTACACGATCCTGTTCACCGCGGCCGAGGCCCTCGGCCCGGCCCGCATCGGCCAGCTCCAGCTGCTCGCCACCGACATCTCCACCCGCGTGCTCGAAAAGGCGCAGTCCGGCATTTATCCCAGAGAACGGCTCGAGGGCCTGCCCCCCGGCTGGGCGCAGCGCTACTTCCAGCGCGGCGAAGGCCGCTGGGAGGGCAGCGTGCGCGTCAAGCCCGAGTGGCGCGCCCGCGTCGAGTTCCGCCGCCTGAACCTGATGGAAGACTTCAGCCGCCTGCCCCCGTTCCACGTCATCTTCTGCCGCAACGTCATGATCTATTTCGACAAGCCCACCCAGGAGCGCCTCGTCCGCCGCTTCGAGGACCGGCTCGAGCCGGGCGGCTGGTTCCTCATCGGCCACAGCGAAGGGCTCATGGGCGTGCGCCACGGGCTGGACTACGTCCGGCCGGCCGTTTACCGCAAGCCCGCCGGAGCCGCCTCCGGCGGCAGGAGGGGAGCTTGA
- a CDS encoding chemotaxis protein CheW, with protein sequence MDAQSVLSRQTRGGSGRQGKYLVFHLGREEFAVAVLKVREIMGLQEITEVPQTPHYVRGVINLRGKVIPVVDLRRKFGMPDGESTSRTCIVVLQVQRRGGQGEPLLMGVVVDGVSEVLTIQEQEIEDTPSFGDDVRLPYVLGMAKVKGRVKILLDIDEVMTAQELGGLELLPLGEEAAPAEA encoded by the coding sequence ATGGACGCGCAGAGCGTTTTGAGCAGGCAGACCCGCGGCGGCAGCGGCCGCCAGGGCAAATACCTCGTCTTCCACCTCGGCCGCGAAGAGTTCGCCGTGGCCGTCCTCAAGGTGCGCGAGATCATGGGGCTGCAGGAAATCACCGAAGTGCCGCAGACCCCGCACTACGTCCGCGGCGTCATCAATCTCCGCGGCAAAGTCATCCCCGTCGTCGACCTCCGCCGCAAGTTCGGCATGCCCGACGGCGAATCCACCTCCCGCACCTGCATCGTCGTGCTCCAGGTGCAGCGCCGCGGCGGCCAGGGCGAGCCCCTCCTCATGGGCGTCGTCGTCGACGGCGTCAGCGAGGTGCTCACCATCCAGGAGCAGGAGATCGAGGACACGCCGTCCTTCGGCGACGATGTCCGCCTGCCCTACGTCCTCGGCATGGCCAAGGTCAAGGGGCGGGTCAAGATCCTGCTCGACATTGACGAAGTGATGACGGCGCAGGAGCTCGGCGGGCTCGAGCTGCTGCCGTTGGGCGAGGAGGCCGCGCCGGCGGAGGCCTGA
- a CDS encoding hypothetical protein (possible pseudo, internal stop codon), which produces MTAYQAGIAEFEKTGAVVIGVSTDNLPSLRHWAQEVLKLSFPLASDFVRREVARAYGVLNEASGIANRATFVVGPDGRIVHIDEGSAALDPEGALTACRRTKKP; this is translated from the coding sequence ATGACGGCGTACCAGGCTGGTATCGCGGAATTCGAAAAGACGGGCGCCGTGGTGATTGGCGTCAGCACGGACAATCTGCCCTCGCTGCGGCACTGGGCGCAGGAGGTGCTGAAGCTGAGCTTTCCGCTGGCGAGCGATTTTGTGCGGCGCGAGGTGGCGCGCGCCTACGGGGTGCTGAACGAGGCGAGCGGGATCGCCAACCGGGCGACGTTCGTCGTGGGACCGGACGGGCGGATCGTGCACATCGACGAGGGCTCGGCGGCGCTCGACCCCGAGGGCGCGCTCACGGCGTGCCGGCGGACGAAGAAGCCGTAG
- a CDS encoding aminotransferase, whose amino-acid sequence MILMNDFRRQWEETAPDFRRALDRTGASGWYILGREVERFEQNLAAAWGLPHAAGVASGLDALEIGLRILGCRPGDRVLVAPVSAFATTLAVLRAGAVPVFAPCAPNGLADLDACAHILGQDSSIRFFLPVHLYGHCLDLQKLDSIAARGVHIVEDCAQSILARFLGRPCGSAGRVAATSFYPTKNLGAMGDGGALLTRDADLDALARCWRDYGQQGKYNHAVAGLNSRLDELQAAFLSDAGLPRLPAWTSRRRSIARSYIEGIRHPQIEIPPPPPGSESVWHLFPVLVPDGARESFRRHMTGCGVQTAEHYPLPMFDQPALREARYEIVGDPSPARLFCRREVSLPIHPYLHDEEVDAVIRACNSWPGI is encoded by the coding sequence ATGATTTTGATGAACGATTTCCGCCGGCAATGGGAGGAAACCGCCCCGGATTTCCGCCGCGCCCTCGACCGCACCGGCGCCTCCGGATGGTACATCCTCGGCCGCGAAGTCGAGCGCTTCGAACAGAACCTCGCCGCCGCGTGGGGCCTGCCCCATGCCGCCGGCGTCGCCAGCGGCCTCGACGCCCTCGAAATCGGCCTCCGCATCCTCGGCTGCCGCCCCGGCGACCGCGTCCTCGTCGCCCCCGTCTCCGCCTTCGCGACAACCCTCGCCGTGCTCCGCGCCGGAGCCGTGCCCGTCTTCGCTCCCTGCGCCCCCAACGGCCTCGCCGACCTCGATGCCTGTGCCCACATCCTCGGCCAGGACTCCTCCATCCGCTTCTTCCTCCCCGTCCACCTCTACGGCCACTGCCTCGACCTTCAAAAACTCGACTCGATCGCCGCACGCGGCGTGCACATCGTCGAGGATTGCGCCCAGTCGATCCTCGCCCGCTTCCTTGGCCGCCCCTGCGGATCCGCCGGACGCGTCGCCGCCACCAGCTTCTACCCCACCAAGAACCTCGGCGCCATGGGCGACGGCGGCGCGCTCCTCACTCGGGATGCGGACCTCGACGCCCTGGCCCGCTGCTGGCGCGACTACGGCCAGCAGGGCAAGTACAATCACGCGGTCGCCGGACTCAACAGCCGCCTCGACGAACTCCAGGCTGCTTTTCTCTCCGATGCAGGCCTGCCCCGCCTTCCCGCATGGACCTCCCGCCGCCGCTCGATCGCCCGCTCCTACATCGAGGGCATCCGCCACCCGCAGATCGAAATCCCTCCGCCCCCGCCCGGCTCCGAATCCGTCTGGCACCTGTTCCCCGTCCTCGTCCCCGACGGCGCCAGAGAGTCCTTCCGCCGGCACATGACCGGATGCGGCGTCCAGACGGCGGAACATTATCCGCTGCCCATGTTTGATCAGCCCGCACTGCGCGAAGCCCGTTACGAGATCGTCGGCGATCCCTCGCCCGCACGCCTCTTCTGCCGCCGCGAAGTCAGCCTCCCCATCCATCCCTATCTGCACGACGAAGAGGTCGATGCCGTCATCCGCGCCTGCAACTCCTGGCCAGGCATCTGA
- the cfa gene encoding SAM-dependent methyltransferase: MAQGRWLGAAARLAGAHILREAGDPPVRIVLPDGTAVQTADGEARFTLRILTWRALAAMAADPETGFAEKYAAGAVEVEGALEEFCDTIYSHWPRSGSSGLAARLLAWYLDWTQRRSQRAAKKNIRRHYDLGNEFYRMWLDEEMLYTCAFFPSEEATLEEAQAAKMERVARKLGLEAGERVVDAGCGWGAFALYVARAHGCRVRAFNISEEQIAWARRRCRELGLEGRVEFVLDDYRNITGTYDAFASIGMLEHVGKEHYRDLGEVIRRTIGEKGRGLLHFIGRSRPAPLSAWIRKRIFPGAYAPALSEMLPLLEAGGYHVADIENLRSHYARTLRCWRERFEAAELQARAMYGEEFARAWKLYLAGSEASFRSGSLELYQVLFAGPRCGKKLWTRENWQNVAIRAGEHA, from the coding sequence ATGGCGCAAGGCCGATGGCTGGGAGCGGCGGCGCGCCTGGCCGGCGCGCACATTCTGCGGGAAGCGGGCGACCCTCCGGTGCGGATCGTCCTGCCTGACGGCACGGCGGTGCAGACGGCGGACGGAGAGGCGCGGTTCACGCTGCGGATCCTGACATGGCGGGCACTGGCGGCGATGGCGGCGGATCCGGAGACGGGGTTCGCCGAGAAATACGCGGCGGGCGCTGTCGAGGTGGAAGGCGCGCTCGAGGAGTTCTGCGACACGATTTACAGCCACTGGCCGCGGAGCGGGAGCAGCGGCCTGGCGGCGCGCCTGCTGGCGTGGTATCTGGACTGGACGCAGCGGAGGTCGCAGCGGGCGGCGAAGAAAAACATCCGCAGGCACTACGATCTGGGCAACGAGTTTTACCGGATGTGGCTGGACGAGGAGATGCTGTACACGTGCGCCTTTTTCCCGAGCGAGGAGGCGACGCTGGAAGAGGCGCAGGCGGCGAAGATGGAGCGGGTGGCGCGGAAGCTGGGGCTGGAGGCGGGCGAACGGGTGGTGGACGCGGGCTGCGGATGGGGGGCGTTTGCGCTGTACGTGGCGCGGGCGCATGGCTGCCGGGTGCGGGCGTTCAACATCAGCGAGGAGCAGATTGCGTGGGCGCGGCGGCGCTGCCGCGAGCTGGGGCTGGAAGGGCGGGTGGAGTTCGTGCTCGACGATTACCGCAACATCACGGGCACGTATGATGCGTTTGCGTCGATCGGGATGCTGGAGCACGTGGGGAAGGAGCATTACCGGGATCTGGGGGAGGTGATCCGGCGGACGATTGGCGAGAAGGGGCGCGGACTGCTGCACTTCATCGGGCGGTCGCGTCCGGCGCCGCTGAGCGCGTGGATCCGGAAGAGGATTTTTCCGGGCGCGTACGCACCGGCGCTGAGCGAGATGCTGCCGCTGCTCGAGGCGGGCGGCTATCATGTGGCCGATATCGAGAACCTGCGCTCGCACTATGCAAGGACGCTGCGGTGCTGGCGGGAGAGGTTCGAAGCGGCCGAGCTGCAGGCGCGGGCGATGTACGGGGAAGAGTTCGCGCGGGCGTGGAAGCTGTACCTGGCGGGTTCGGAGGCGTCGTTCCGGAGCGGATCGCTGGAGCTGTATCAGGTGCTGTTTGCGGGACCGCGGTGCGGGAAGAAGCTGTGGACGCGCGAAAACTGGCAGAATGTGGCGATACGGGCCGGTGAGCACGCATGA
- a CDS encoding geranylgeranyl reductase, producing the protein MRTYDAIIIGGGPAGSACAGRLKRGGLDALVIDRAHFPRDKPCAGWITPEALERLGLKTEEYARHGRMTAITGFRVSLAGGAPVAVDYGAPVSHAVRRCEFDTFLLQRSGAAVRTGTEVQTLERRDGRWVVNGEWEAPVLVGAGGHFCPVARHLGAKPAEETAVAAQEAEFEMTEAEAAQCALPEGCADLSFARDLDGYGWCVRKGRWLNAGFGTLRHGDLKRLLEGYQEGLRRRGILPAGRQMTMHGHAYLLRSLARRPLFGEGVLLAGDAAGLAEDSSGEGILPAIVSGLLAAEAILAAGLRPERLDGAGYAAAVEKELGPRGKGRKGASWLERLAAPFAFRSAEFVRKEILEKRFLRRKGAGIR; encoded by the coding sequence ATGAGAACCTATGACGCGATCATTATCGGAGGCGGGCCGGCGGGGTCGGCCTGCGCAGGACGGCTGAAGCGAGGCGGGCTGGATGCGCTGGTGATCGACCGGGCGCATTTTCCGCGCGACAAGCCCTGCGCGGGGTGGATCACGCCGGAGGCGCTCGAGCGGCTGGGGCTGAAGACGGAGGAGTATGCGCGGCACGGCCGGATGACGGCGATCACGGGATTCCGGGTATCGCTCGCGGGAGGCGCGCCGGTGGCGGTGGATTACGGGGCGCCGGTGAGCCATGCGGTGCGGCGCTGCGAGTTCGACACGTTCCTGCTGCAGAGGAGCGGGGCGGCGGTGCGGACGGGGACGGAGGTGCAGACGCTGGAGCGGCGGGACGGGCGGTGGGTGGTGAACGGGGAGTGGGAGGCGCCGGTGCTGGTGGGGGCGGGCGGGCACTTCTGTCCGGTGGCGCGGCATCTGGGTGCGAAGCCGGCAGAGGAGACAGCGGTGGCGGCGCAGGAGGCGGAGTTCGAGATGACGGAAGCCGAAGCGGCGCAGTGCGCGCTGCCCGAAGGGTGCGCGGACCTGAGCTTTGCGCGGGACCTGGACGGCTACGGGTGGTGCGTGCGGAAGGGGCGGTGGCTGAACGCGGGGTTCGGCACGCTGCGGCACGGGGATCTGAAGCGGCTGCTGGAGGGCTACCAGGAAGGTTTGCGGCGGCGCGGGATTCTTCCCGCAGGGCGGCAGATGACGATGCACGGGCATGCATATCTGCTGCGGAGCCTGGCGAGGCGTCCGCTGTTTGGGGAGGGCGTGCTTCTGGCGGGGGACGCGGCGGGGCTGGCGGAGGACTCGAGCGGGGAGGGGATTCTGCCGGCGATTGTCTCGGGGCTGCTGGCGGCGGAGGCGATTCTGGCGGCGGGGCTGCGTCCGGAGCGGCTGGACGGGGCGGGGTATGCGGCGGCGGTGGAGAAGGAGCTGGGACCGCGGGGGAAGGGAAGGAAGGGCGCGTCGTGGCTGGAGCGGCTGGCGGCGCCGTTCGCGTTCCGCTCGGCGGAATTTGTCAGAAAAGAGATTCTTGAAAAGCGGTTTTTGCGGCGGAAGGGGGCGGGAATCCGGTAA
- a CDS encoding IclR family transcriptional regulator: protein MLSQSNQKLKRRSTKAAPKQPAASVESRSLAKGLMIVEALASRDEALPLKDIASLIGLGKASTLRLLRTLQGLGYIHRDDHENYYCERVWPTMKQQMRLNALRHCAMPVLARLNAELGETVALAFLFDDVIRVVEVIESTHHIRMSNYRGGILQPYASSLGKSITAFQTPEVAQRLLYTYGIFALTPNTLTDFRAIQDDLAAVRERGYAWDREETVLGGICCGAPVQLPGGEVFAAISMSMPKARFTKQIEEVLPSMMIDYAAEIAKGLRKALS, encoded by the coding sequence ATGTTGAGCCAGTCAAACCAGAAATTGAAACGCCGTTCCACGAAGGCCGCCCCCAAACAGCCCGCCGCCTCCGTCGAGTCCCGCTCCCTCGCCAAGGGACTGATGATCGTCGAAGCCCTCGCCTCCCGCGATGAGGCCTTGCCCCTCAAAGACATCGCCTCCCTCATCGGTCTCGGCAAAGCTTCCACCCTCCGCCTCCTCCGCACGCTCCAGGGACTCGGCTACATCCACCGCGACGATCACGAAAACTACTACTGCGAGCGCGTGTGGCCCACCATGAAGCAGCAGATGCGGCTCAACGCGCTCCGCCATTGCGCCATGCCCGTCCTCGCCAGGCTCAACGCCGAGCTCGGCGAAACCGTCGCCCTCGCCTTCCTCTTCGACGACGTCATCCGCGTCGTCGAAGTCATCGAGAGCACCCACCACATCCGCATGTCCAACTACCGCGGCGGCATCCTCCAGCCCTACGCTTCTTCCCTCGGAAAATCCATCACCGCCTTCCAGACGCCCGAGGTCGCCCAGCGCCTCCTGTACACCTACGGCATCTTCGCCCTCACCCCGAACACCCTCACCGATTTCCGCGCCATCCAGGACGACCTCGCCGCCGTCCGCGAGCGCGGCTACGCGTGGGACCGCGAGGAAACCGTCCTCGGCGGCATCTGCTGCGGCGCCCCCGTCCAGCTGCCCGGCGGCGAAGTCTTCGCCGCCATCAGCATGTCCATGCCGAAAGCCCGTTTCACCAAACAGATCGAGGAAGTCCTGCCCTCCATGATGATCGACTACGCAGCCGAGATCGCCAAAGGCTTGAGGAAGGCTCTCTCCTGA
- the dapA-2 gene encoding 4-hydroxy-tetrahydrodipicolinate synthase: protein MSRNSPPGGVIAAVLLPRDEEGRPEWEEFERLVAFLCRCGATGVCVNGATGEYARATAEERRTAVAAARRAAGGGAMVIAGAGSACTRTTIERMREAEEAGADAHLVPPPFFFRYRDDDLEQHYHAVAAAAERPILIYNLPSYLSPVSCPTVVELLRTEEKVAGIKDSSGQLDILEHLTSDPALGAWRFVGNDWVLAEACRRQLADGAISGVACVLPELLVALWEAAQRGDWEATGRLERSLAEALQWIDAWPAPMGLQILAEARGLRRCLPAAPLSAARMEQAKAMREWFEPWWEKQQETLAAPLLFHG from the coding sequence ATGTCGCGAAATTCGCCGCCCGGTGGCGTCATTGCGGCGGTGCTGCTGCCGCGCGATGAGGAGGGACGCCCCGAGTGGGAAGAGTTCGAGCGGCTGGTGGCGTTTCTCTGCCGGTGCGGGGCGACGGGCGTGTGCGTCAACGGCGCGACGGGCGAATACGCCCGCGCGACCGCAGAGGAGAGGCGCACCGCCGTCGCCGCCGCACGCAGGGCTGCGGGGGGCGGAGCGATGGTGATCGCGGGCGCCGGGTCGGCGTGCACGCGGACGACCATCGAGCGGATGCGCGAGGCTGAAGAGGCGGGCGCGGACGCGCACCTGGTGCCTCCGCCGTTCTTTTTCCGCTACCGCGACGATGATCTGGAGCAGCATTATCACGCCGTGGCGGCGGCGGCGGAGCGGCCGATCCTGATTTACAACCTGCCCTCGTATCTTTCGCCGGTGAGCTGTCCGACGGTGGTGGAACTGCTGCGCACGGAAGAAAAGGTTGCGGGGATCAAGGACAGCAGCGGGCAGCTCGACATCCTCGAGCACCTGACGTCGGATCCCGCGCTGGGCGCGTGGCGGTTTGTGGGCAACGACTGGGTGCTGGCGGAGGCGTGCCGGAGACAGCTGGCGGATGGGGCGATTTCGGGCGTGGCGTGCGTGCTGCCCGAGCTTCTGGTTGCGCTGTGGGAGGCGGCGCAGCGGGGCGATTGGGAGGCGACGGGGCGGCTGGAGCGGTCGCTGGCGGAAGCGCTGCAGTGGATTGATGCGTGGCCGGCGCCGATGGGGCTGCAGATTCTGGCGGAGGCGCGGGGGCTGCGGCGGTGCCTGCCGGCGGCGCCGCTTTCGGCGGCGCGGATGGAACAGGCCAAGGCGATGCGCGAGTGGTTTGAACCGTGGTGGGAGAAACAGCAGGAGACGCTGGCGGCGCCGCTGCTGTTTCACGGTTAG